The genomic window GCGACACCACGCGTACCCGAGCACAGACAGTGCATGCCGGACGTGGGATGTGCGGGGTCGCGGTAGCGCGCGGTGAGGTGCTTCTTCTTGTTCTTGCCGTCGACGAGATAGACGCCGCTCACGTTCGACGCGCCACCTCGGCCGAGGTCGTCACCGAAGGTGCCCAGCTCGTCGGTCTCGTTCTTCGCGCCGAAGTCGAGGGTGACGTACGCACCGTTGCGGCGGAGCTCGTAGAGGTGGAAGGTCCACTTGCCCCTGCCGCTCGACCCTGCGGCACCGACGGTCGCGGCCTTGCTCGCGATCGTCTTGCTCGGGGTGGGTATGCCGGTCGCCTGCGGAGCGGACGACGACGGAGTGGCGCTCGGGGCCGACGGAGTGGCCGGCGTCGTCGAGGACGTGCCACCACCGCCGCCCGACCCACCGCAACCGGCGAGCAGCAGGCTGCCACACACGAGCGCCACCACGCCGACCGCCAGCCGCTGCCCTCTCGCCATGACCCTCACCTGCGGTAGACGATCTCGACTCGGCGGTTCAGCGCCCGGCCCTCGGGGTTGTCGCTGCCCTTGACCGTGTTGGCGGCGACCGGGTCCTTCTCTCCGTAACCCTTGGCGGTCAACGTGATCCCCGTACCCGAGAGCAGCGGACCGAGCTCCTTGCGCACGGCATCGGCACGCCGCTTCGACAGCGACAGGTTGTAGGAGTCGGATCCCTTGCTGTCGGTGTAGCCGCGGACCTCGACCGGCCCGCTCGCGTTCTTGCGCAGGATCGCGGCGGCCTCGGCGATGCGTGACCTCGCCTTGCCGGTCAGCGTCGCCTTGTCGAAGGCGAACAGCACGTCGGCGGCGAGGGTGACCTTGCCCTTCTCCTCGCGCACCGACAGGTCGATGTTGGCGGTCTCGGCCGAGATGTCGACGACAGGGGCCTTCGCGGCCGGTGCCGTGGAGTGCGGCTGTGCCACGAGGACGGCCGGCATCGTCTGACCGGGCTCGGGAGTGGGGAGCGGCGTGGCCGGCGGCGCCCCGTCGGTGATCGGGACGTCGCGGAACAGGCCGAACGTGGGCAGGTAGACGCTCATCGTCGACACGTCGACTGCCGGAACGGCGTAGGTCGCCGAGACCAGGGTGGTCATGCCCGTACCGAACTTGGGGTTGGTCGAGCACAGGCACTTGTTGTCCGCGTCACGGGCGACGAGATACGCCTTGCCCGCCTTCATGTCGAGGAGGTTCATGCCGGTCGACTCGTTGAGCGACGGGTCCTGGTCCTCGAGGTCGCTCGGCGCGCTGAGCAGGAAGGTCATGCCCCCGACGAATCCCGCGGGTGCGTCGCCGGCCACCCGCAACCCCACCTGGAGCTGCGCGTTCTCACCGTCTCGGTAGATGCCGTAGACCGATGCGACCAGGTACGTGCTCGCCGCCGGAAACGCCGAGCCTGCCGTGTCCTCGTACGGGACCTGTGCCACGCGCTCGGCGACCGGCTGCCGCTGTCCGTCCGGGGTGGCGGTGTTCGACGCGGGCGAGGAGCTCTGCGGCGCAGAGCTCGACGGTGACGGGTCGTCACCACCACCGAACAGGCCACAAGCGCTGACGCTGACGGCAGCGCCGAGCACGGCAGCCGTCCTGATCGTCCTGCGCACGCGGATACCCATGACAACAGGTGAATCTACCGGACCCGACCACGACTGTCAGGGCGTCGCACACAGGGCAAGACGGGAATGTCGCGTGGGACCGCCTGACGCGAGTGCGCAGGCATTAGGGTCATGCACGTTCGACTGCCGACCGACGACGAGGTGGACGCACGTGTCACTGAGCAGCGCCGGCGTCGTCCGTACGGCCCTCGCATCCCTCGCCTTCACCCTGCTCCTCGTCTTCCTGCTCGCCGCGGTCGCGAACGCCCTCGGCTCCGCCGGGGTGCCCGTCGAGGCCGTGCAGGTCGCCGGGTTCGTGCTCGCGAGCCTGGCCAGGATCTACGCGGGCGTGCTCGGTGGTCGCGCGGCCAGGCGTGCCGACCTTTCGGTCGCCGGCGCGGTGTTGACGGGGACGGTCGGCTGCGCGGTCGGGTACATCGCCTTCGAACTGCTGAACTCCGTGACCGAGGTCGTCCTGCTCGCCAGGGAGCTCACGTTCGGGTGGAGCATGCTCTACGGGATCCTGCTGTGGCTGCCCGCGGGCGCGATCGGCGGCTACCTCGGTGGCCGCCGCAAGGCACGACGCCGCTAGTCCGGTGCCGATGGGTCCGTGGGCCCAGCCCGAATTGGAGCGCAGGACTCTCGTTGCCGGGACGCCGCGGACCTAGTGTGACGGTCATGGTGGGATCGGCGAGATGGCGCAATGCGCGGCGCAACCGTCAACGGGGGGCCGCGACTGTCGAGTATCTCGCCGTCCTGCTCATTCTCGCGTCCTCGCTCTCCGTCGGCCTCGTCACCGGGCTCGCCAAGGGCGCGCTCGTCGACCAGGTGAACTTCGCGCTGTGCAAGAGCATGGTGAAGGCCGTCCGCGTCCTCGGCGTCGAGGTCGAGAACACGTGCGTCGCGCCGATGCCGAAGAACATGCCGCCGTGCGTGACGTACAAGCAGGACCGCCTGTTGGGCGCCAACGGCACGTTCCGCTTCATCCGCGGCGAGCTGACCGGCAAGGACACGATCGTCGACCTCGTCGACCCGGTGACGGGCGACGAGTCGGCCCTCGTCTTCCTGAGCAACGAGGCCGGCGTCGGGCTCGAGTACAACGACAGCGTGTCCAAGGGCAAGTTCACCAGCGCGATGGAGAGCAGGGGTCTGTCGCCCCAGGGGAAGCTCATGCTGCAGGGCGGCACCGGCGTCGTGTACGAGTTCGACTCGCACGAGGACGCGCAGAACTTCCTCGACTCGCGCCGCGGCAACCTGTTCACCCGCGGGCTCGGCGTCATCACCGGCGGCAAGGCCGACGCGCTCTTCGACGGCGCCCGCAACCTCTTCAACGACATCACCGGGAACGACGACGACGATGCTCCGACTCCGTCGGGCCTCACCGCCGATCTCGCCATCCAGGCCGAGGCCGGGCTCAGCTACGAGACCGGCACCCAGAGCCAGACGAACGGCGCGAGCTTCCGCCTCGATGCGACCGCGAACGGCGAGGCGCGCGGGCAGTTCCGCTACAACTTCGACGGTACGTCCCAGATCGAGGTGCGCTTCGAGGGCGAGGTCGGCCTGGAGGGCGGCGTCGGCGCGAACGAGCACCTCAAGGACCAGATCCCCCTGCTCGGCGACCTGAGCGTGACCGGGGGCGGCAACCTCGCCGGCGCGGTCGGCTACCGGCTCCGGTTCGACAAGCACGGCAACCCGACGCAGTTCGTGCTCACCACCGAGTCCGGCGGCGGCCTCCAGTGGAAGGCCGGCGCCAACCGCGGCCACGCCGGCGGCCAGGACGGCGAGCTGACGGTCAACACGTACACGCTCGACCTGACCAACCCGGAGAACATGGACGCCTTCGCGGACTCGTTCCCGGCGCTCGCGGCGGGTCAGCTCGCGAGCCCGATCTCGCCCGTCGCCATCCTCACGACCGACAACCCGATCTCGCGGCGGCTGAAGGAGAACAGCGTCCAGTACGAGCAGGTGTACGACACCGAGGGCGACATGCTCGGCGTCGACTCACCGGACAGCGCGAACGAGAAGGGCCTGAAGATCAAGGGCGTCGGGATCGGCTTCAACGACGAGACCGCCAAGCGGACCCTCAGGACCGCCCGCTACATCGACCACAGCCAGCCCGGCTCGACCTGGCAGAATCTCGCCAAATGCGAGGGTTGACGAGACGGGATCGAGGCAGTGGCCCACGCGGCACCGGGGCGCTGCGTACGGCCGGCGCCCTCGTGCTGCTGCTGGCCGTGGTCGCCGGCTGCCGCGGCGGTGAAGGGCCCGAGGCGTCGCCGTCGCCCACCGTCACGCCGCTGCCGGGCAGCGTCCAGGTCAGGGACTTCAGCTTCG from Streptosporangiales bacterium includes these protein-coding regions:
- a CDS encoding OmpA family protein, which produces MGIRVRRTIRTAAVLGAAVSVSACGLFGGGDDPSPSSSAPQSSSPASNTATPDGQRQPVAERVAQVPYEDTAGSAFPAASTYLVASVYGIYRDGENAQLQVGLRVAGDAPAGFVGGMTFLLSAPSDLEDQDPSLNESTGMNLLDMKAGKAYLVARDADNKCLCSTNPKFGTGMTTLVSATYAVPAVDVSTMSVYLPTFGLFRDVPITDGAPPATPLPTPEPGQTMPAVLVAQPHSTAPAAKAPVVDISAETANIDLSVREEKGKVTLAADVLFAFDKATLTGKARSRIAEAAAILRKNASGPVEVRGYTDSKGSDSYNLSLSKRRADAVRKELGPLLSGTGITLTAKGYGEKDPVAANTVKGSDNPEGRALNRRVEIVYRR